TAACAAGCTGGCGTTGGATTTTCAGCTAGGGCAGATGCCACCCCTTGCAGGATTAAAAAGTTTGTCTTACCTTTGCATCCACGAGATGACAAGAAGCTCTGATGCAGTCTTGGGATCGTAGTGGATGGATTTGATAAGCTTGCAACCACTTAGAAAAATGCTAAAAACTTACCTCCTCACCACTCTCTAGCAGAGATCGCAGCAGGAGGATCTTTTCTAAGCAAGCATAGAGATATCAAAGCACCCCACGAGCTGATCCGTCAGACTGGTGGGGTGCTTTCTTGTTGTACCCAGAGGCTTTGGCACGGGCCAATAGCCTCGACTCAATATATTTACATCAATCAGTATATCAGTAGTATGAATTACTTCTTTACATCCGAGTCGGTGTCTGAAGGACATCCAGATAAAGTGGCAGACCAAATATCCGATGCCATCCTAGACCAGCTGCTAGCTGGTGATCCCGCTTCGCGTGTCGCCTGTGAGACGCTCGTCACCACGGGACAGGTGATCGTTTCTGGCGAGGTGCGTAGCAATGCTTATGTCGATCTAGATGCGACCGTGAGGCGTGTGGTAGATCGTATCGGGTACAACCAGCCTGAGTACGGCTTTGACGCTCGTAGCTGTGGCATACTGAGTGCTATCCACGATCAGAGTAACGACATCAACCGTGGTGTGGACCGTGCCAACCCTGAGGAGCAGGGAGCTGGCGACCAGGGCATGATGTTTGGCTATGCAACGACCGAGACGGCCAACTATATGCCACTACCTCTCGACCTCTCTAATGCGCTGCTCTTCGAGCTGGCTGAGATACGCAAGCATGAGCCGGAGCTGATGCCTTACCTGAGACCTGATGCTAAGAGTCAGGTGACGGTAGAGTACGATGAGGACAACCATCCCGTGCGTATCGATACGATCGTCTTGAGTACGCAGCACGATGAGTTCATCAAGCCTGCCGATAGCTCTTACAAGGCGCAGCATGCTGCCGACCTGAAGATGCAAGAGCAAATCACAGAGGACATACGTCGCTACCTGCTCCCTCGTGTGGAGAAGTACTACCCGCAGTACGCTGATCTCTTTGCGGTGCAGGAGTATCGCCTGCTGGTCAACCCCACGGGTAAGTTTGTCATCGGTGGTCCTCACGGAGATACGGGTCTCACAGGTCGTAAGATCATCGTAGACACTTACGGTGGTCGCGCCTCCCATGGTGGTGGAGCCTTCTCGGGCAAGGACTGCTCTAAGGTAGACCGCTCTGGTGCCTATGCAGCACGTCATATAGCCAAAAATATGGTCGCTGCGGGCGTTTGCTCAGAGATGCTCGTACAGCTCTCATACGCTATCGGTGTCGCAGAGCCAGTGAGCATCTACGTGCATACATCTGGCAAGACGATCGATATGAGCGATGGCGAGATAGCACAGCGCATCTTGCGGGTCTTTGACCTGAGGCCCTATGCTATCGAGCAGCGCTTTGACCTACGCAAGCCGATCTATGAGGAGACCGCAGCTTATGGACACTTCGGGCGTGATGTGCGTTGGGTCAAGAAGAGCTTCGAGACCTTCCATAGAGGTACCATAGAGATGGAGGTAGAGCTATTCCCCTGGGAGAAGCTGGACTATGTGGAGCGTATCAGACAAGAGTTCGGTCTCTAGCCGCAGCTACGTCGTATGTCTCGTCTCTCTGAGAGTCTCCAGGCTAAGGAGCGACTCTTGCTACAAAACTATATCAAGGAGCAGGGGTTGAACCGTAGCCGCACGCGCGAAGCTATCTTAGAGTTGATAGGGGAGCAGATGGGGATCTTCTCGTCAGAGGATCTGATAGCACTCGCTAAGGAGCGTGGCGTGGCTATCGGAGACACGACGATCTATACTTGCGTAGACCTTTTTCTCAAGATCGGGATCTTGCTACCCCTACCGATGGGGCTAGCTGGGTCATTGGTGCGGCAGTCACTATGTCAAAGCAAGGCGTTACTGCTGTGCCGGCACTGTGGCACCGCCTTGCTCCATCGTAGCACCTCCGCACTGACGGAGCTACAGGCGGTCACGCCACCTCGCTACGGTGACGTCACACCGCTGCTGATCTACTGGGGCGTCTGCCCTCAGTGCTACCGTCTCGGACGACGATAGAGCCACACGACAAAAAGAGAGGAGATGCCGGTGAAGACATCTCCTCTCTTCAAAATGTGGGGGCAAAGTTTACCGCTTCGTCTAGCTTGACTAGTGGGTGACGACGAGTGTGAGACGGTAGTTGCGCAGCGGCATGGGGTAGTTGGCAATGACGTCGTAGGCTTGGCTTAGGAGGTTGTTGCACTCGAGCTGCAGACGCAGGCCGTACCCTCGTAGGGTGCGCTCGTAGGCGAGGGCTAGATCGTTGGTGTACCACGGCTGGAGGTGATTCTCGGGGAAGTTTTCCAGCTGACTGTACCGCTCGCCAGCGTAGATAAAGTTGTAGTTGAGCTGCCACCCCTTGTACTGCAGGATAGCCGTGGCGGAGCCACTATGCCAGGGGATGTAGGGGATCTGGTGGCGGTAGTAACTGTCCTTAGGGCTTGTGATGTCGATAGCTCTCTGGTAGGTGTACTGGGCCCGCAGAGATAGCTGCAGATCACGGACAGGCACGAGGCTCCAGGTGCACTGAGCGTCGATGCCTCGTATGTCGACCTTGCCGAGGTTGATCATGGTCCAGCGGAATTGCTGTCCCTTGGGGTAGGCGATGATCTTGTTGGTCACGAGGTTGTAGTAGGCATCTACCTTGAAGTCTAGGGCGTAAAGCCACGGCCTCTGCGGTGTGAGCTGGTACTGTAACCCTAGGTTGTACTGGGTCGTGTGCTCTGGGTCGAGCTTGACATTGCCTATCTCGGTGTAGTATAGATCGTTGAAGGTGGGGAGGCGAAAGCTTTGCTTATAAAAGGCGTTGAACCGCAGGTCTACGGTTTGCCACGGCTTGATCGAAAGGATCGCTGCAGGTGTGAGCTTGCGAAAGAGAGGAGCCTTGGTGAGCTTTTGCGCTTTATCCTGAGCTAGCGTGCCGAGGAGGCTGGCCTGTGCATTGATCCAATCGTTGGTATAGGTCGAGGCGAGGGCGAGCAGGTGGGTGAAGCGGTGTGGGTAGACGAAGTCGTAGAGATTGGCGTCGAGCTTGTTCCACTGCAGATCGTAGGCGGCGGAGAGGTACCAGTGGTCGATCAATTGGAAGGCGGAGGCGACGGAGCCGTATAGCTCTTGCTGCTGGTAGAGGTTGTCTACCTTGAAGGCTGCTGTCGGCTCGTTGCG
The sequence above is a segment of the Porphyromonas vaginalis genome. Coding sequences within it:
- the metK gene encoding methionine adenosyltransferase — protein: MNYFFTSESVSEGHPDKVADQISDAILDQLLAGDPASRVACETLVTTGQVIVSGEVRSNAYVDLDATVRRVVDRIGYNQPEYGFDARSCGILSAIHDQSNDINRGVDRANPEEQGAGDQGMMFGYATTETANYMPLPLDLSNALLFELAEIRKHEPELMPYLRPDAKSQVTVEYDEDNHPVRIDTIVLSTQHDEFIKPADSSYKAQHAADLKMQEQITEDIRRYLLPRVEKYYPQYADLFAVQEYRLLVNPTGKFVIGGPHGDTGLTGRKIIVDTYGGRASHGGGAFSGKDCSKVDRSGAYAARHIAKNMVAAGVCSEMLVQLSYAIGVAEPVSIYVHTSGKTIDMSDGEIAQRILRVFDLRPYAIEQRFDLRKPIYEETAAYGHFGRDVRWVKKSFETFHRGTIEMEVELFPWEKLDYVERIRQEFGL
- a CDS encoding transcriptional repressor, coding for MSRLSESLQAKERLLLQNYIKEQGLNRSRTREAILELIGEQMGIFSSEDLIALAKERGVAIGDTTIYTCVDLFLKIGILLPLPMGLAGSLVRQSLCQSKALLLCRHCGTALLHRSTSALTELQAVTPPRYGDVTPLLIYWGVCPQCYRLGRR
- a CDS encoding TonB-dependent receptor — protein: MSTLIFSLILLCAATPYIYGQQYTAPDSVSTHHLETVVVRAPREPDYKRGVIPAQQLSGQELKALSAFSIADALRSFSGVQVKDFGGVGGLKTVNIRSMGTHHVGIFYDGVELSNAQNGQIDLGQYSLDNMEAIQVFNGQKGSYLQPAKDFGSSGTVYLQTRKPIFTDGAQTNLRASLRTGSFDLFNPAILIEHRLEPRVTMSFNAEWIKSSGKYKFRYKKVLPITHEIAYDTTAVRHNGDINATRLEGNLHIGLPDGQVLVKLYNYNSERGIPGAIVNNVWRRGERLWDNNSFVQTTYEQQLSDRIRLHAIAKYAYYQTHFVRNEPTAAFKVDNLYQQQELYGSVASAFQLIDHWYLSAAYDLQWNKLDANLYDFVYPHRFTHLLALASTYTNDWINAQASLLGTLAQDKAQKLTKAPLFRKLTPAAILSIKPWQTVDLRFNAFYKQSFRLPTFNDLYYTEIGNVKLDPEHTTQYNLGLQYQLTPQRPWLYALDFKVDAYYNLVTNKIIAYPKGQQFRWTMINLGKVDIRGIDAQCTWSLVPVRDLQLSLRAQYTYQRAIDITSPKDSYYRHQIPYIPWHSGSATAILQYKGWQLNYNFIYAGERYSQLENFPENHLQPWYTNDLALAYERTLRGYGLRLQLECNNLLSQAYDVIANYPMPLRNYRLTLVVTH